The sequence TCAGTCCTATCAACAGGTACATGTTTTCTGGAATCATTTTTCCATGTTCCAGAACTACTGGGCATGCCTCACTTCTATGTAGACAAATGTTAGGTGAATTCCATAAAGGACCTATTGCAATGTAGGGTCTGAGGGCACTACCTACTTATAAGACAACTGGTCTTAAGGCTCTTGGGTTTTACGTACTTCTGTGGCAGCACTTTCAATCCAGTATTATGGGCAAGTCAAAGGTCATAGTACCAGAAGGTACCATAGCAAGTTGTGGGAAATGCCCTTTAAAAGCTAAACGTGTTTTTGTATTAATTCTTAGGATTGCTTATCCTGTTGTTCAAATGGCAACGCAGTCTGGGAAGAATGTATATCTGACTGTTACCAAGGAGTCTGGTAATAGTGTTGTTCTCCTGTTTAAGATGATCAGTACAAGGGCAGCAAGTGGACTCTACAGAGCAATTACAGAGACGCATGCATTTTACAGGTTAGTACTGCTGCTGGAGTTAGCTTTGATCTTCTCTTCAAGCCTGAACAGAAACTGAACagggttttgctgcttttcattttgtggGATGGGAATTTAAGAAAAgtaagcaagattttttttcagtatgctACTCCAAATAATAGCACTTCAGAATAAAACCTCgctgttttctttaattcataATACATGTGCTTGTCCCTGTGTATGAGTCAAGATGAGAGCAAAGGAGTAGAAGGTAGAaggcctgtttttttttcaaaatatgtagGTGTAGCCCATATGCATGTATACTTTTGTCTTTATTTGGATCCTCCTGTTGCCAGAAATCATCTTCCTACAATTCCTTTCCTTGCTCACATGCTTAGGATTTTGTTTCATGCCAGGAGCTATCAGTTGTCTTTATCCTTCTGTTCTTTGAGGCAAGGCTGCTGTAATTATCTGCTGATGGCTGACTTTTGCTGAAACCACTCCTCACTCCTACTGTGAGATCCAACACAGGTAGAACTGACCATCAAAGATAGTAGTGGTGTTCCCTAACTTAACTACCACATCAATCTCAATTACTTAGAAGAATTGGGCTTGAGCAGAGAAAGATACATACGCTAGGCAAAGCCCCATCCAGTTCCTCAAATCAGATCACTGTAATACAGTTAGAGAAATTAACATCAGTTAGTTGCCTTTCTAATCACTGTAGCTAATCAGCAGCTAACCACTGCTTATTTTGTGAGTCTGATGTTAAGCATGACTTGTTACCCTCCATGACTATCAGCTCCTGCACTCCTTACACTCTTCATACTTCTCTCCAGGCAATCAAAGCATTAAATAATTAACTTTGTAGTCAGTCTTAACTGCTTGGTCTTCATATTTGATTGTCACTTCTGCTGTCCTTTGCAGTTTGACTTTAAACAGAATTGTAGCTAGGCAATAGGATTTGGTTGTGAACTTAGGTTTTGGACTCAAGCCCTGCGAGGCTGTGGTCCTTGTTCTGCTTGTTCTGTGTTGTCTAGAGGGGTGATAATGCTGTAATAGACTTCTGCAGGTTTAGCTACAGCATGGAGATCCGTGGCAAGCATGGTTAGGCTAGCTGGAGCACTATGTGGCAAATCAAAATGGCTTGATTTAACAATGCTAGTATATCAAGTGTTTAGTGTCAAGTAATGCCATTAACCAATTCTTCACTAAAACAAAGAGCCTATCTAGAGAAAGGGTTGTTATGCCAAAGGCTATTAGAACTATTTAATGTAGCATCTTGGCATTGCCATGTAAAGAGATGTTGCTAAGCAGAACTGTAGATTAAGCAAGGGTTCACTGCTAATGTGCCTTAATTCCTTTCTGTAGGCTATTTTACTAGATACTTCACATTTTTTGAAGATGTAGAAATATCATCTCTGGCTGtcttttgctttgatttcaaTGCTGTTATTTCAACTTTGAGAGCAATTAATTGTAGAGGGAGGCTTATTAGTATTAACTAACCcaattttgttttgccttgatGTTCTATAGGTGTGACACTGTCACAAGTGCTGTCATGATGCAGTATAGTCGAGACTTAAAGGGCCACCTAGCATCTCTTTTcctgaatgaaaatattaatcttgGGAAAAAATACGTCTTTGACATTAAAAGAACATCAAAAGAAGTTTATGATCATGCAAGACGAGCTCTTTATAATGCTGGCATTGTGGATCTTGTTTCGAGAAGTGATCAAACCCCACCAAGTTCCCCCCTTAAGTCTTCAGAAAGTAGCATGAACTGTGACAACTGCGAGGGTCTTAGCTGCCAACAAACAAAAGCTCTGCAAGAGAAGCTGCGAAAGCTAAAGGAGTCCATGCTTTGTATGGTGTGTTGTGAAGAAGAAATCAATTCAACATTCTGTCCCTGTGGCCACACAGTATGCTGTAAGACCTGTGCTGCCCAATTACAGGTAATAATTCCATTAAGTTAGCAAGTAGTGTAGAAGCTTGGGTTTTTTGTATACATGAGTATTAGATTAATGTGTAAAGTGATTTTAGCAAAACTGACTTTTTTAGAACTGTTTTCAGTAAACTAGTTCCAAAGGATGTTCTGTTCAGATGATTTTGAAAGATAAGTCTTAGCTGTGCAAACTCTCCCGTGGTGAGAGTAAGCATTAGCTGGGTCCTGCAATGGACTGTTTTAAGTAtgaagacttgaaaaaaaataagtgctcTGTATTGTAGAAAACTGTCTCCAGTAAGTATATACACTCAAAATACAAAGTAAACTAACTTcctaatatttttcctttccagtcaTGCCCTGTTTGCAGGTCTCGTGTAGAGCATGTCCAGCATGTGTACTTGCCAACCCACACCAGTCTTCTCAATCTGACTGTGATCTGATCTGCATGTATGACTTAAACCGATCATGTACTTAAACTGCACTACTATGAATCGCAACCATTGATTGTGAAGAAGGCAACCACTCTGGCACCAATCCACgatcaaaagcaaaaatactgaaTTGTTGAACATATCTTTGCTCAGCATGCCCATGATGGTTTGGGACATCTTTCTGGAGCAGAACTGTTAACTGAATCATGTTactaaaacaggaaaatgacgTATATGTTTGTAGCATGGCAGTGTTGCCAAAAAGCTAGGGAGCCCTGGAGAAATGTGGTATACACATTGATATACCCAGCAAGAGCAATGCAgccttttattttactctttaaattctttttagtACAGtcattccatttattttaatagtaaaaCTAGCTTTTACAAATATCAGTTTAGTATGGCTCGTTTATGCTTTTAGTAAACTGCTCAAAAGGGAgaacttctctttttaaaaaaaaggttcttaaaCTATACAAGGCTTCATCAAGCAGCTGCATTCaattttcttaaatagaaaGCAATTCTGTTCATATAGCTTTGGAAAGGtagaacaattttaattttatagtgCTACAGGTGGGTCAGGAAAGTCTTCTGGTTGGTAATGATGTCCTCTggaagcactgctgcaggactTCATTCACAGCTCTCAGTGGGTAAGGTTTCCCATATCCAACTTGGTTGGTTGGTAGTCTTGGGTGCTGTAGTCAGCTGCCCTTTAAGTTGGCTTTATTTTTGGAGGCTGGTATCAAGCTGTTAGTCATATACCATTATTTCCTAAAAGAAGGGTTATGCATAActttaaatgctttcttcagTTAATGTCTTCATTGGTTAGGATATTTCctgctaaaatgtttttaatctccATCCCCTTACGTGGGCATTTTGGACTCCAGTTTCCTAGCATAATCTCCAGGATACAGAGGAACTAGAGACCATGTTTGGGTGCAATACTGGCTTAATTGAAGCTAGAAAAGTACACTGTCACTTTACTGAAACTTTCTGACTATACTTTTCATATTGCCTTAATGTAGCAGTAAGTGTGTTTATGCATCTGTTTCTTTGCACAGACATTTtgtcaaaatattaaaactctACTTTTTTATGACACATTAGCATATAAACCTTACTCTAAGagggtatttattttttc comes from Aythya fuligula isolate bAytFul2 chromosome 2, bAytFul2.pri, whole genome shotgun sequence and encodes:
- the MYLIP gene encoding E3 ubiquitin-protein ligase MYLIP — translated: MLCYVTRPDAVVMEVEVEAKANGEDCLNQVCRRLGIIEVDYFGLQFTGSKGENLWLNLRNRISQQMDGLAPYRLKLRVKFFVEPHLILQEQTRHMFFLHIKEDLLAGNLQCSSEHAIELSALLAQMKFGDYNQNTAKYNYEELCAKELTTTILESIIAKHKQLEGLSQASAEYQILQIATTLENYGVEWHSVRDSEGQKLLIGVGPEGISICKDDFSPINRIAYPVVQMATQSGKNVYLTVTKESGNSVVLLFKMISTRAASGLYRAITETHAFYRCDTVTSAVMMQYSRDLKGHLASLFLNENINLGKKYVFDIKRTSKEVYDHARRALYNAGIVDLVSRSDQTPPSSPLKSSESSMNCDNCEGLSCQQTKALQEKLRKLKESMLCMVCCEEEINSTFCPCGHTVCCKTCAAQLQSCPVCRSRVEHVQHVYLPTHTSLLNLTVI